A single region of the Thermithiobacillus tepidarius DSM 3134 genome encodes:
- the rpoH gene encoding RNA polymerase sigma factor RpoH produces the protein MNTLPITLAPSAEDMSSYLRAVNSQPILSLEEEIQLGRALRDHNDLNAAYRLIMSHLRFVVRIARGYRGYGLPEPDLIQEGNIGLMKAVRRFDPDRGVRLVSFAVHWIKAEIQEFIIRNWRIVKVATTKSQRKLFFNLRSSRQKLGWIGEQESQALAAELGVSPAEVLEMESRLSGRDLPLEQPDENGDAPGYTYVADLVDESPSPVEQLTAKDWDERQHASLAEALEHLPERDRVIIQNRWLREEPKTLQALGDELGVSAERVRQLEKQAMGKLKQYLGPLQEG, from the coding sequence ATGAACACATTGCCTATCACGCTTGCGCCGTCTGCCGAGGACATGAGCAGCTATCTGCGCGCGGTGAACAGCCAACCCATACTCAGCCTGGAAGAAGAAATCCAGTTGGGCCGCGCCCTGCGCGACCACAACGACCTCAACGCCGCCTACCGGCTCATCATGAGCCACTTGCGCTTCGTGGTGCGCATCGCGCGCGGCTACCGGGGCTACGGCCTGCCGGAACCGGACCTGATCCAGGAAGGCAACATCGGCCTCATGAAGGCGGTGCGGCGCTTCGATCCCGATCGCGGCGTGCGCCTGGTCTCCTTCGCCGTGCACTGGATCAAGGCGGAAATCCAGGAGTTCATCATCCGCAACTGGCGCATCGTCAAGGTGGCCACCACCAAGTCCCAGCGCAAGCTGTTCTTCAATCTGCGCAGCAGTCGGCAGAAGCTGGGCTGGATCGGCGAGCAGGAGAGCCAGGCGCTGGCCGCCGAGCTGGGGGTCAGCCCGGCCGAAGTGCTGGAGATGGAGTCCCGCCTCAGCGGGCGCGACCTGCCGCTGGAACAGCCCGACGAAAACGGCGACGCGCCGGGCTATACCTATGTGGCCGACCTGGTGGACGAGTCGCCGTCCCCGGTCGAGCAGCTCACCGCCAAGGACTGGGACGAACGCCAGCATGCCTCGCTGGCGGAAGCCCTGGAGCATCTGCCGGAACGCGACCGCGTGATCATCCAGAACCGCTGGCTGCGGGAAGAGCCCAAGACCCTGCAGGCGCTGGGAGACGAGCTGGGAGTCTCCGCCGAGCGCGTGCGCCAGCTGGAAAAGCAGGCCATGGGCAAGCTGAAGCAGTACCTGGGCCCCTTGCAGGAAGGCTGA
- a CDS encoding M23 family metallopeptidase, with protein sequence MKFGTLPLQFALLMGLCHLPLSAGAAGYPFSIETQKAEDRAAIVATNTGLAPVQLKLTFTGSQNASVAPGGILDFLVPPQSSVRVADIARAEPSRPWSYDYKYDWCIGDPAASPAADAVYRLPFADGEQYKLTQAPGGPVITHDTPDSRYAVDIAMPKGAPVLAARGGIVMDAVSRYGDGRKAEEFRDKANYVRILHDDGTWAEYFHLLRDSIPVVPGQRVEAGALIGLAGTSGYSDGPHLHFSVQRNAGNQVVSLPFQFYTADRGTFVPAAGEVLYADYRNPARQLAAQEAGAALPDSGQPSTGSGAKAADGARPRAE encoded by the coding sequence ATGAAGTTCGGAACCCTCCCCCTGCAGTTCGCCCTGCTCATGGGCCTGTGTCATCTGCCCCTGAGCGCCGGCGCCGCCGGCTATCCCTTCAGCATCGAAACCCAAAAAGCCGAAGACCGCGCCGCCATCGTCGCCACCAACACCGGCCTGGCTCCGGTGCAGCTGAAGCTGACCTTTACCGGCAGTCAAAACGCCTCGGTCGCCCCCGGGGGCATCCTGGACTTCCTGGTGCCGCCGCAAAGCAGCGTCCGGGTCGCCGACATCGCCCGCGCCGAGCCCAGCCGTCCCTGGTCCTACGATTACAAGTACGACTGGTGCATCGGCGATCCGGCGGCCAGTCCCGCCGCCGATGCCGTCTACCGGCTGCCCTTCGCCGACGGCGAGCAGTACAAGCTGACCCAGGCCCCGGGCGGCCCGGTCATCACCCACGACACGCCCGACTCCCGCTACGCGGTGGATATCGCCATGCCCAAAGGCGCCCCCGTGCTCGCGGCGCGCGGCGGCATCGTGATGGATGCGGTCAGCCGCTACGGCGACGGCCGCAAGGCGGAGGAATTCCGGGACAAGGCGAACTACGTGCGCATCCTGCACGACGACGGCACCTGGGCCGAATACTTCCACCTGCTGCGCGACAGCATCCCGGTCGTTCCCGGCCAGCGGGTCGAAGCCGGCGCGCTCATCGGCTTGGCCGGCACCAGCGGCTACTCGGATGGGCCGCACCTGCACTTCTCGGTGCAAAGAAACGCGGGCAACCAGGTGGTGTCGCTGCCGTTCCAGTTCTATACCGCGGACCGGGGCACCTTCGTGCCGGCGGCGGGCGAAGTGCTCTACGCCGATTACCGGAATCCCGCCCGCCAACTGGCTGCCCAGGAAGCCGGCGCCGCGCTGCCCGATAGTGGACAGCCGTCCACCGGCAGCGGCGCCAAAGCCGCGGACGGCGCTCGCCCCCGCGCCGAATGA
- a CDS encoding CHASE domain-containing protein yields the protein MNGSRQAGNGGLSVRHFLRVPAAWLVLAVSLAITAWAWYLTRQDVLETALIRFDSRVEQIRSAIQTRMQHYGQALRGGVALFAASDKVTRAEWHAYVDNLETLENYPGIEGIGFAVRVPEAALARHVDAVRAEGFPDYAVKPAGERPVYYPISFLEPFAGRNLQAFGYDMFAEPVRRAAMARARDTGKPALSGKVTLVQETGQRQQQAGFLMYFPVYRHGQEPDTVEARREAITGFVYSPFRMNDLMRGVLGEGARDVDLEIFDGRNTAPGAMMYDDRPDPTPAAHRPPPVFTRTIPLEIAGHAWTLQMKSRSAFEATIDTRKPLIVLFGGLVTSGLLFVLTGALTLTRSRAAALQASEARFRAAFDQAAAGIAEIALDGRFLQVNQKLCDILGYACGQLLERRFQDITHPDDLAADLADMHRLLIGESSSYVKEKRYLREDGTVIWIHKSRSLVRDSAGRPAYVIAVVEDITERKRAEAALRESEARYRSVVTALTEGIVLHDRSGRIVDCNASAARLLGLSMAQLMGRSSTDPQWQVIHEDGSPFPGDSHPAMIALRSGQPQEATVMGVRRPDGALVWLSVNAQPLFRGSEPAPHGTVVSFTDITERKRAEEEIRQLNAGLEQRVRERTAELESFNYSVSHDLRAPLRAIDGFSLVLLEDYDGILDTAGRDYLARIRRASQRMGQLIDDLLNLSRITRSEMHREAVDLSELAQEIAETLQADHPERRASFAIAPGVTAHGDPKLLEILLENLLGNAWKFTGKHERAHIEFGAREEAGERVYFVRDDGAGFDMAYAGKLFGPFQRLHGPGEFEGTGIGLAIVQRIIDRHGGRIWAEGAVGQGATFYFTLPATPEPGHTRQGMAEQPG from the coding sequence ATGAACGGATCCCGCCAAGCCGGCAATGGCGGCCTGTCCGTGCGCCACTTCCTGCGGGTGCCTGCGGCTTGGCTGGTGCTCGCCGTTTCCCTGGCCATCACGGCATGGGCCTGGTATCTGACCCGGCAGGACGTGCTGGAAACCGCGCTCATCCGCTTCGACAGCCGCGTGGAGCAGATCCGCTCGGCCATCCAGACCCGCATGCAGCACTACGGCCAGGCCCTGCGTGGCGGCGTCGCCCTCTTTGCCGCCTCCGACAAGGTGACCCGTGCGGAATGGCATGCCTACGTCGACAACCTGGAGACCCTGGAAAACTATCCCGGCATCGAAGGCATCGGCTTCGCCGTGCGCGTGCCGGAAGCGGCCTTGGCGCGGCACGTCGACGCCGTCCGGGCGGAAGGCTTTCCCGACTATGCCGTCAAGCCGGCCGGCGAGCGGCCGGTGTATTATCCCATTTCGTTCCTGGAGCCCTTCGCCGGGCGCAACCTGCAGGCCTTCGGCTACGACATGTTCGCCGAACCGGTGCGCCGTGCCGCCATGGCCCGGGCCCGGGACACGGGCAAGCCGGCCTTGTCGGGCAAGGTCACCCTGGTGCAGGAGACCGGCCAGCGCCAGCAGCAGGCCGGCTTCCTGATGTACTTCCCCGTCTACCGCCACGGGCAGGAGCCCGACACCGTCGAAGCACGTCGCGAAGCCATCACCGGCTTCGTCTACAGCCCCTTTCGCATGAACGACCTGATGCGCGGGGTGCTAGGCGAGGGTGCCCGCGACGTGGACCTGGAGATCTTCGACGGTCGCAACACGGCCCCAGGGGCCATGATGTACGACGATCGGCCCGACCCCACCCCCGCTGCGCATCGCCCCCCGCCTGTCTTCACCCGCACCATACCGCTGGAGATTGCCGGGCATGCTTGGACGCTGCAGATGAAAAGCCGCTCCGCCTTCGAAGCGACGATCGACACCCGCAAACCGCTCATCGTCCTTTTCGGCGGCTTGGTTACGAGCGGCCTGCTCTTCGTCCTGACTGGCGCGCTGACCCTCACCCGGAGCCGGGCTGCCGCCCTGCAGGCCAGCGAGGCGCGCTTTCGTGCCGCCTTCGACCAGGCGGCGGCGGGCATTGCCGAAATCGCCCTGGACGGCCGCTTTCTGCAGGTAAACCAGAAGCTTTGCGACATCCTCGGCTATGCCTGCGGACAGCTCCTGGAGAGGCGCTTCCAGGATATCACCCACCCCGACGATCTGGCGGCCGACTTGGCCGACATGCACAGGCTGCTGATCGGCGAAAGCAGCTCCTATGTCAAGGAAAAGCGCTACCTGCGCGAGGACGGCACGGTCATCTGGATTCACAAATCCCGCTCGCTGGTGCGCGACAGCGCCGGCCGGCCCGCCTATGTCATCGCCGTGGTCGAAGACATCACCGAGCGCAAGCGGGCGGAGGCGGCGCTGCGCGAAAGCGAGGCCCGCTACCGCTCGGTGGTCACCGCCTTGACCGAGGGCATCGTCCTGCACGACCGCAGCGGCCGCATCGTGGACTGCAACGCCAGCGCGGCGCGCCTCCTCGGCTTGAGCATGGCACAGCTCATGGGCCGCAGTTCCACCGACCCGCAGTGGCAAGTCATCCATGAGGACGGCTCCCCCTTCCCGGGCGACAGCCACCCAGCCATGATTGCGTTGCGTAGCGGACAACCCCAAGAGGCCACGGTCATGGGCGTGCGCAGGCCGGATGGCGCCCTCGTCTGGCTCTCCGTCAACGCGCAGCCCCTGTTCCGCGGGTCGGAGCCCGCCCCGCACGGGACGGTGGTCTCCTTCACCGACATCACCGAACGCAAGCGGGCTGAGGAAGAAATCCGCCAACTCAACGCCGGGCTCGAACAGCGGGTGCGGGAACGCACCGCCGAACTGGAATCCTTCAACTACTCGGTATCGCACGACCTGCGCGCGCCGCTGCGCGCCATCGACGGCTTCAGTTTGGTGCTGCTGGAAGACTACGACGGTATCCTCGATACCGCTGGCCGGGACTACCTGGCACGCATCCGCCGGGCCAGCCAGCGCATGGGCCAGCTCATCGACGACCTGCTGAACCTGTCGCGCATCACCCGCAGCGAAATGCACCGGGAGGCAGTCGACCTCAGCGAACTCGCGCAAGAAATTGCCGAAACGCTGCAAGCCGACCACCCGGAGCGCCGGGCAAGCTTCGCCATCGCTCCGGGGGTGACGGCGCATGGCGATCCCAAGCTGCTGGAAATTCTGCTGGAGAATCTGCTGGGCAACGCCTGGAAATTCACCGGCAAGCACGAGCGGGCGCACATCGAATTCGGCGCGCGGGAGGAAGCCGGGGAGCGGGTCTACTTCGTACGCGACGACGGCGCAGGCTTCGACATGGCCTATGCCGGCAAGCTCTTCGGTCCCTTCCAGCGCCTGCACGGCCCCGGCGAGTTCGAGGGCACCGGCATCGGCTTGGCCATCGTGCAACGCATCATCGATCGCCACGGCGGCCGCATCTGGGCCGAAGGCGCCGTCGGCCAGGGCGCCACCTTCTACTTCACCCTGCCCGCCACGCCGGAACCCGGGCACACGCGCCAAGGCATGGCGGAGCAGCCCGGCTGA
- the ccoS gene encoding cbb3-type cytochrome oxidase assembly protein CcoS, which translates to MNVLYFFIGAAVVGAIGAGLVFLWAMKSGQFDDLEGPAYRILYDDDDPMIPANRRRSQGEAGAGEAQADEVDSGKAGT; encoded by the coding sequence ATGAACGTCCTGTATTTTTTCATCGGGGCTGCCGTCGTGGGTGCCATCGGTGCGGGTCTCGTGTTTTTGTGGGCCATGAAGTCCGGTCAGTTCGATGACCTGGAGGGGCCCGCCTACCGCATTTTATACGATGATGACGATCCCATGATCCCGGCCAACCGCAGGCGCAGTCAGGGCGAAGCCGGGGCCGGCGAGGCGCAGGCCGACGAAGTTGACTCCGGAAAGGCGGGCACATAG
- a CDS encoding heavy metal translocating P-type ATPase: MKTLSASAAERTATAAPVAAGEACFHCGSPNPAGSPYRARVDGQEREFCCAGCQAVAEAIEQAGLGDYYRYRTKPADRADSVPEFLRNLSLYDEPAVQKSFVRSTGEHVKEAALILEGITCAACVWLNERHLRTVPGVLDVTINYSTQRATVRWDDSQIKLSEIIAAVAAIGYRAHPFDPGKREQVMERERRGMLRRLFVAGLGMAQVMMLAVALYAGDYYGISPDMAEFFRYVSLLFTLPVALYSGWPFLVGAWRDLRRLQPGMDVPVSLGIIAAFAASVWATLSGQGPVYYDTVTMFIFLLLGARFLEMSARRKAAHALDVLSRVIPALARREREGTADWVPVAEIVPGDMLLVQPGETIPLDAEVVEGCSDVNESLLTGESRPVPKRPGAQVIGGTVNEDGPLRIRVLRVGEDLVINGIARLLERAQAERPPIAYLADRASRWFVSIVLLLALGAGLWWYQIDPVRAYWIVVAVLVVTCPCALGLATPVAVTAATGRLAREGVVSTRGHALESMARVTHVVFDKTGTLSEGRHRVRHVLPAPDGDEAALWTVAAALAQLSEHPLSLALLAHAKERGIAVEPARAGRNVPGSGMEATRDGEVQRLGKLDFVGEIAGELPADWRALVAAWQAEGLSLVAVGRHGAWLGLFALGDSLRHEARQTVADLQAAGYEVWLLSGDHAGAVALAAADTGVAHWRAGLRPEDKLAQLRALQAAGAVVCMVGDGVNDGPVLAGAQVSMAMGAGTAVAHAGADMILLSNQLQQIPATLQLARDTLRIIRQNLGWAVGYNVISLPLAMTGVLTPWMAAIGMSASSLIVVANAMRLVRSEAGELGAARQGTLLKERRTA, from the coding sequence GTGAAAACACTGAGTGCGTCAGCGGCCGAGCGGACGGCGACGGCAGCTCCGGTCGCTGCCGGGGAGGCCTGCTTCCACTGCGGTTCTCCCAATCCGGCCGGCAGCCCGTACCGTGCCCGCGTGGACGGGCAGGAGCGTGAGTTCTGCTGTGCCGGTTGTCAGGCCGTGGCCGAGGCCATCGAGCAGGCCGGACTGGGGGACTATTACCGCTACCGCACCAAGCCGGCGGACCGCGCCGACAGCGTGCCCGAGTTCCTGCGCAATCTCAGCCTCTACGACGAGCCCGCGGTGCAGAAAAGCTTCGTCCGCAGCACGGGGGAGCACGTCAAGGAGGCGGCCCTGATCCTGGAGGGCATCACCTGCGCCGCCTGTGTCTGGCTCAACGAGCGCCACCTGCGCACCGTGCCGGGCGTCCTGGACGTCACCATCAACTATTCCACCCAGCGCGCCACGGTGCGCTGGGACGACAGCCAGATCAAGCTCTCCGAAATCATCGCCGCGGTGGCCGCCATCGGCTATCGTGCTCACCCCTTCGATCCCGGCAAGCGCGAGCAGGTCATGGAGCGCGAGCGCCGGGGCATGCTGCGCCGCCTCTTCGTGGCCGGCCTGGGCATGGCCCAGGTGATGATGCTGGCGGTGGCCCTCTATGCCGGGGATTACTACGGCATCAGCCCCGACATGGCGGAGTTCTTCCGCTATGTCAGCCTGCTTTTCACCCTGCCGGTGGCGCTGTACTCGGGCTGGCCCTTCCTGGTCGGCGCCTGGCGCGATCTGCGGCGCCTGCAGCCGGGCATGGATGTGCCGGTCAGCCTCGGCATCATCGCCGCCTTCGCCGCCAGCGTGTGGGCCACGCTGAGCGGCCAGGGGCCGGTCTATTACGACACGGTGACCATGTTCATCTTCCTGCTGCTGGGTGCCCGCTTCCTGGAGATGAGCGCCCGGCGCAAGGCTGCTCACGCGTTGGACGTGCTGAGCCGGGTTATTCCCGCCTTGGCGCGGCGGGAGCGCGAAGGGACGGCGGACTGGGTGCCAGTGGCCGAGATCGTGCCCGGGGACATGCTGCTGGTGCAGCCTGGCGAGACCATCCCGCTGGACGCCGAGGTGGTCGAGGGCTGCAGCGACGTCAACGAGTCCCTGCTGACCGGTGAAAGCCGGCCGGTGCCGAAGCGGCCCGGCGCGCAGGTGATCGGCGGCACGGTGAATGAGGACGGGCCGCTGCGCATCCGCGTGCTGCGCGTGGGCGAGGATCTGGTCATCAACGGCATCGCCCGCCTGCTGGAGCGCGCCCAGGCCGAGCGGCCGCCCATCGCCTATCTGGCGGATCGGGCCTCGCGCTGGTTCGTGTCCATCGTGCTCCTGCTCGCCCTGGGCGCGGGCTTGTGGTGGTACCAGATCGATCCGGTGCGAGCCTACTGGATCGTGGTGGCGGTCCTGGTGGTGACCTGTCCCTGCGCCCTGGGCCTGGCGACGCCGGTGGCGGTGACGGCGGCCACCGGCCGCTTGGCGCGCGAGGGGGTGGTGAGCACGCGCGGGCATGCCCTGGAGAGCATGGCGCGGGTCACGCACGTGGTCTTCGACAAGACCGGCACCTTGAGCGAAGGGCGGCATCGGGTGCGCCACGTCCTGCCGGCGCCCGACGGGGATGAGGCAGCATTGTGGACCGTCGCTGCCGCGCTGGCGCAGTTGTCCGAGCACCCGCTCAGCCTGGCCCTGCTGGCGCATGCCAAGGAGCGGGGCATTGCTGTCGAGCCCGCGCGCGCCGGCCGCAATGTGCCCGGATCCGGCATGGAGGCGACCCGGGACGGGGAGGTGCAGCGCCTGGGCAAGCTGGACTTCGTGGGCGAGATCGCCGGCGAATTGCCGGCCGACTGGCGCGCTCTGGTGGCGGCCTGGCAGGCGGAAGGACTGAGTCTGGTGGCGGTCGGCCGGCACGGCGCCTGGCTCGGCCTTTTCGCCTTGGGCGACAGTTTGCGCCACGAGGCGCGGCAAACGGTGGCGGATCTGCAGGCGGCGGGCTACGAGGTCTGGCTGCTGAGCGGCGATCACGCGGGCGCGGTGGCCTTGGCGGCAGCGGATACCGGCGTTGCCCATTGGCGGGCGGGCTTGCGGCCCGAGGACAAGCTGGCGCAGTTGCGCGCCCTGCAGGCGGCGGGCGCGGTGGTGTGCATGGTGGGCGATGGGGTCAACGACGGTCCGGTGCTGGCCGGGGCGCAGGTGAGCATGGCCATGGGCGCCGGCACGGCGGTGGCGCACGCGGGCGCCGACATGATCCTGCTCTCCAACCAGTTGCAGCAGATTCCGGCCACCTTGCAGCTGGCCCGCGACACGCTTCGGATCATCCGGCAGAACCTGGGCTGGGCGGTGGGCTATAATGTGATCTCTCTGCCGCTGGCCATGACCGGCGTGCTGACGCCGTGGATGGCCGCCATCGGCATGTCGGCCAGTTCGCTCATCGTGGTGGCCAACGCCATGCGCCTGGTGCGCAGCGAGGCGGGGGAGCTGGGCGCGGCCCGGCAAGGCACTCTGCTCAAGGAAAGGAGGACCGCATGA
- a CDS encoding FixH family protein, whose product MLKSTAFREWRPWVIVGGLLFVMVVNAGLLYIANKDFPGVVENDYYDKGMYYNEYLSRMEQQRLRGWKLNLGWVQEPQVGEPATLRCLAVDKQGKPLSGAKVEVKLLRPGEPKADQRLVLHEVAPGDYQGTINLPRPGNWDLLLQMQRGQDTHEQQAEVWVVPAG is encoded by the coding sequence ATGCTGAAAAGTACCGCCTTTCGGGAGTGGCGCCCCTGGGTCATCGTTGGCGGCCTGCTGTTCGTCATGGTGGTCAATGCCGGCCTGCTCTATATCGCCAACAAGGACTTCCCGGGTGTCGTGGAGAATGATTACTACGACAAAGGCATGTATTACAACGAATACTTGTCGCGCATGGAGCAGCAGCGCCTCCGCGGCTGGAAGCTGAATCTCGGTTGGGTGCAGGAGCCGCAGGTGGGCGAGCCCGCCACGCTGCGCTGCCTGGCGGTGGACAAGCAGGGCAAGCCCCTGAGCGGCGCCAAGGTGGAGGTGAAGCTGCTGCGTCCGGGCGAGCCCAAAGCGGATCAGCGGCTCGTCCTGCATGAAGTAGCCCCCGGCGACTACCAAGGCACGATAAACTTGCCGCGGCCAGGCAACTGGGACCTGCTGCTGCAGATGCAGCGTGGCCAGGACACCCATGAACAGCAGGCGGAAGTGTGGGTGGTTCCCGCTGGTTAG